CAGCTTCGCCCGTAGGCCTCTTACTGATCAGAGTACACCCGCGTGCTCTGTTCCTTCGTGATCGGCTCGGTCACTTCGTCGGCGAGCACCATGATCTTCGCGCGTTGATCGCCCGCTTGCAGGCCTTGGAGCTGGACCTGGAACTTCGCTTCAGCCCGCGGCGCGAGTTGCGGGATCGGCGCGAACGCGATGCGGTCTTGCAGCACTTGCGATTGCGTGGCGCCGTTGCCGGCTACGCCCCGCAAGCCTTGCGGCATCACGACCTGCACTTGGACGTTCGCCGCAGCCTTCGAACCTTGGTTGACGACGGTGATCTCGTACGAGGTGTCGCGCCCGACTTCGACGGCGCCTTCCGAGGCCTTCACTTCGAACGAAAGAGCCACGAGACCTTCGACGGTGAGGCTCGTTTCGGTGCGATCTTCCAGGCCGCGGTCAGCGCGGGTGGCGACTTGCACGGTGTGCTGGCCCGGCTCGACGGGGAGCGCCGTGAGCTGGATCGTGCCGCGCTCGTTGGCGGGGAGTTCGGCCAGGCTCCAGTGGACGCTGTGCGACTTGGCGTCGTACTCGCCGTGGTTGTTCGCTTCCTTAAACTTCAGCCCTGGCGGCAGCTTCGTGATGATCTCCAGTTCCTTAGCCGAGGCGGTGCCGGGGTTCTCGATGTTGACGGTGTAGGTGGCCGGGCGATCGAGGTATCGCATCTTCGGGCCGTCGATTGAAACCTTGAGCGCGGGGGCGACGACTTCGAACTCGCAGCTCGCTTGGACTTCGAGGCTCGCGTCGGCGCGGGCGGTCATCGTGTTGACGATGCGGCCCGCTTCCTCGGCGGTGAGCAGCAGGTCGAGTTGCTTCGAAGCGCCTGGTAGTAGCGAGCCGACTTCGAACTCGAGCGCCGGGCCCGCTTCGTGCGAGACGCCGGCCGGGATCGTTTCGAGCAGCATGACGCCGGTCGCTTCGCCGCTGCCGGGGTTCGAGACTTCGATTTGGACAAGCTGCTTCTCGCCAGCCATCACGCGCGGCGGCGCGGTGAGGCGCAGGGCGAGTTCAGGCTTCGTGCAACGGACCTTCGCTGAGGCTTGCGCGGCAAACGTCACGGTGGCGACGCTGCCTAGTTCGCCTTCGGTCTTCGGCAGGAGTTGCATCTCGACGATACGCTCTTCGCCTGGCGCCATCGCGCCGAGATCCCACTGGACGCGCGAGCCGGCGACCTGCGCCTTGGGCGCCGTGCCGACGAGTTGCGTGCCGAGCGGCACCTCGTCGTGCACCTGCACGCCCTGCACCGTTTGCTTGCTGTTGTTCTGCACGCGGACGGCGAAGTTGCACGGACGGCCGACTTGGATTTCAGTCGGCGTTTGCTTTTGGATAGTGATCGCGGGGCTTTGCAGCCCTTCGAGGTCGCGGCTGCCCGGTTGGCCCGAACCATCGGCGGCGGCGAGGCCGGGAGTTGGCGTCGGCGTGATATCGGTTGACGGTTGCAGTGCCGCGGGATGTTGGGCGGCCGGTTGCTCGGCCGCAGCGCTTGCGGGGGCGTGATGTTGAGCGCGAAGCTGATTCGCGGATTGCGAGACTTCGTTGGCGAACGACGGCTCAGTGCGGGAAGCGACTTCCATCGGCGCGGCGGCTTGAGCGCCGAAGGGGTTCGCCGGCGGCGCGGCCATTGTCGGTTCAGCAGCGGCAACGGCGGCGGGAGCCGGAGCGTCGGCGTGGTACGACTGAATCTCCGGCGCGGGCTGTGGTTGGAACTCCGCCGGGATCGGCGTCGCGGCAGGGGCTGGGGCTGGCGTTTCGGCGAGCGTTGGTTCGTGGGGCGCGGGCGTCGTCTCGGCGGGGCCGAAGGCGGCGGCAGCGTTGGCTGCGGCGGCGCTCGCTTCGGGAGCGGGGGCCGGCGCCGGGGCGGCTTCGCCGTAGCGGCCGCCCGATTGGAATGGGTTCGATGACAATGCCACCGGATTCGACGGCGCCGCGGCTTCAGCCGAGGGGGCCGGCGTCTCGCTCACAGGAGCGGTGTGCGAGGCGGTGCGGAGCTTGTTCGGGCCGGGCTCTTGGCCGCGGGTGACTTCGGCCGCGTTCGGCGTCATGTCGACCGGGGCCGCGGCGGCGAAGGGATTCTGAGCGGGGGCGAGTTCGGCGGCGCTGCGCGGCGTGTCGACTTCGTCGGCGTCGGGCGCAGCGACTGGCGCTTGCGGAGCCGGCATGGGCGCGGCAGCGTAACGGTTGTTTGATGCTTCGGCTGGATACGCGGCAGACTCGGGGCCGGCGGCGAAGAGTTGTTTGATTTGCTCGCTCTGTCCTGCCGAAGCGGGAGCAGCGAAGGGGTCGACGGCCTCCACGGCTTGCTGATCGCCGCGCGGCGCCGTGGCCGGCACGGCGAAGTGGTAGACGCCAAAGCCGCCGCCGGCGAAGACTCCCGACGCGAGCGTCCAGGGAATGAGGCGGCTGACGAGACGGCGCGGCGCGGGTGCGGAGATGGTTTCCATACCAAGAACCCCGATGGTCGATTAGCGAGTCGCGACTGCGGCGGAAGATCGCTCTGCCAATCCGTGCAGAGGCGGGAAATCTTCAGCGCAGGCAAATGGTTACGCTGCCGAAAGTTCGGCAGAGGCGTCGGGTGGTACCAAATCGCTGCGCAGGGGTGAAGAGCAGTTGCGGTTTGGAGCGACTGTGGGAGGCGTCTCCGACGCCGATTACGCTTACCACTGCAGGCCGACGCTGTCCCGTTACGCCGCTTCGGCGTCGGAGACGCCTCCCACAAAATGAGATGGGCGTGCTAGCGTGACAGCATTTCACTGCCCACTGCCCACTGCCCACTTACTTCGCGTAGGAGAGTGCTAGCAGCACGTAGCCCGTGGCGAGGTTCGGATCGGCCTCGAGCCAGCGTTCGTTCGCGTTGGCCCAGCTGCCGTCGTCTTTCTGGCGGGCGGCCAGCGCTGCGACGAGTTCGCTCTTCCAATCGTGCTTGTCGCCATCTTTCTCGGCGAACGACGACTCGCCATAGGCGCTCAGCGCTTTGGCGAACGTGTGGAAGTAGTAGTAGAGGCCCGAGTCGCCCATGCCCGGATTCTCTTCGAGCGAGTAGTGCTGCTGCAGCCACTCGACGGCTGCTTTCACGCGCGGGTCGTCCTTGTCGACTCCGGCGTAAAGCATGCTCTTCAGGCCGGCGTAGGTCATCGAGCCGTAGCTGCGGAGGCCGCCGTTGGGGAGCGCCCCGGCCTGGCTCGAACCTCCCTGGGCGATCGTGTAGTAAAAGCCGCCGTCGGGGTTGAGCGCGGGGAACTTTGTTTCGTTGTACTTGCTCGGCAGGTTCTGGCAGCGGGAGACGAACACGAGGGCCCGCTGCACCGCTTCGTCGTCGGCGGGCGTGTCGAGCGCTTGGAGGGCGTCGAGCAGGAAGGTGGTGTTCGAGAGGTCGGGGCGAGCGTGCCCGCCGTAACCTGCTCCGCCGTAGAAGTCACTCGACTCGGGGTGGTCTTCGTCGCTGTCCCACTGAATGTGCTTCACGTAGGCGCCGGCGTTCTTGAGCAGCTCGTCGTATTTGCCGGCGCCGTTCGCCTTTTTGAACGCGCGGATCGCCATGCAGGTTTCGTAGTTGCTGTACTTCGACCCTTCGGCGGCGATGGCGCCGTCGGTGCGGGCGAAGGTCTTCAAATAGTCGAGCGCTTTGGCGACCGTGGGATCGCTCGCGGGGATGCCGTTCTCCAGGAGGCCAGTCGCGACGATCGCCGTGATGCCGGGGCCGGCTTGCTTGCTAAAGGAACCGTCGTCGGCTTGCGACTTGCGCAGGAACTCGACGCCGCGGTCGACGAGTTGCTGGGCGGTCGGCGCGGCGGCCGTCGCCGATTGGGCGGACGCTGTATCAAGCGAGTTGATGATCAGCGATGCTGCGAAGAGAAGAGCGACGATTCGCATGGTTCGTTCCTTGAAGTCAAAGGACGCGCAGGGATTAGTGCGAGTAGGGCGCGCCTGAACTCGCTGCCGCATTCTAGCCCCGGGCTCTGCCCGGGGGTTGCGCAACGCGCGGCAACGTCTACCGGAGTGGAAGCAGACCCCCGGGCGAAGCCCGGGGCTAGGGATGGCCGTGCGTAGATTATCCCGCCATAAGTGCGGAATTACAAACCCCTCAAATCGGCCACTGCCCCGCGGTGCGCGCGACCCCGGTGGCTGCTTCTAGCGGACGATCGCCAGGATGTCGTCCGCGTTGAGGATCAGCAGTTTCTCCTCGTCGATCGTCACCTCGGCGCCCGAGTAGCTGCTGAAGACGACGCGGTCGCCTTCGTTCACTTCGTGCGGGGCGCGGGTGCCGTCGGGCAGCATCAGGCCGTCGCCGACGCTCAGGACGCGGCCTTGTTGCGGCTGTTCGCGCGCCGCGTCGGGGAGCAGAATTCCGCCCGCCGTTTTCTCCGCCGACTCGAGACGCTTCACAACTAACTTGTCGCCCAGGGGGACAACTTTCATGGCGGTAGGCTCAATCTAAATGAGGTTCGAGTCGGTTTCGCGGAGCGTGTCTCGGCCGGTAATCCCGGCGAGGGGCCGCGTCAGGGCGACAAGGGCTCCATTTCACACTGAATGGAGGGTCGATATCAAGCGGTTACCGCCATCGACGCCAAGAAAAGTAGCCAACCGACCAGTAGCAGGCTGGACAGGATGAGCTGGAATCGGCTCCCCCGCGGGCGGAGGGGAGCAGCGGGCGGGGCGACTTTCGAGCCCTTGCGGCGACTCACGACCGCGGCTCCTCGAAGGCGTCGGCCGCCGAGATTTGGAAGCTGTGTTGGAAGCCTTCGTCGAATTCAAAGACGTCGTCAAAGTCTTCGCGGCGATCGTCAGGCGTTTTGCGCATTTGGCCGATCTCGATCAGGTTGAAGACGATCTCGCCGAAGTCGCCGGTGCGGCGGATGCCCCAGTGGTTGAGGACCTGCTTGGCGAGGTAGCCGTACTGCTGGTGGGCGTAACGGCGCATCGCTTCGCAGAGTTGCTGCCCGGTGACGTGGCGTTCGGGCTGCTCGTCCGAGTCGTCGGCATCGAAGTCGGGATCGACGCCGAGGCCCATTTTCTCTTGGGCGAAGCGCAGCGATTCGAAGACGAACACGTAGGCGTCGAAGTGGTAACGCCGGTCGTGCCGCAACAGTTCGGCAATCGGGTGAGCGGGGTCAAGCATTGGTGGTCTCGAGGAAGTCGACGCGCGGCCGTGCGGGTGCTCGTCGTCTCTATGGTGAATTATACGGCAGGTTCTCTGGTGGGGAGCGCTGAATCTGGTTCTTCACCACGAAGTTGCGAACGCTCTAAGGGGCCCGCTTTCCTTCGTGGTTTACTCTTCATTGCCCGGCGTTTCATCGGCCGGTCGCTCTGCCTGGGCTACGCCGCCGCCGTTGTCTTCTGTTTGCTCTTGTGCTCCGTGCGCTGGCTTCGGTTTGCCGCGACCGCCTCCGCCGCTGCGGCTGAGGACGGTCATCACGTCGGACGCGTCGATCATGATTCGACGCATGTCTTCCATCTGCACGAGAAGCTGGCCCGCCAAGATCTCCTGGGCGAGCACCTGAGCCTTCCCTTTATTCGTGATAATCTGGGCCCCCACGGGCGGCAAGTCTTTTTGCAGCTCCTGATAGACGTCGAACTCATAGCGGAGGCAGCATTTTAGCCGTCCGCAGCGGCCCGAAATTTTGCTGGGGTCGAGCGTCGCCTTTTGCAACTTTGCCATCCGCATCGATACAGGCGGCATTTCCGACAGGTGGGTGTTACAGCAGACCGGTTTGCCGCAGTCGCCGTAGTCGGCCAGCAGCTTCGCTTCGTCGCGGACGCCGATCTGGCGCATCTCGATGCGGGTTTGGAATTCCTTCGCCAAATCCTTGACGAGTTGGCGGAAGTCGATGCGGTCTTCAGCGAGGTAGTAGACGACAACGCGCTCGCCGCCGAAGAGGCGTTCGATGTCGATCAGCTTCATGTCGAGTTGCAGCTGCGCGATGCAGTCGCGGCAGAGCTTGTGCTCGCGTTCTTCCTGCTCGGCGAGACGACGGATCTCGCGCTTGTCCTCTTCCGATTGCTCGTGGAGGATCTGACCCCCCTTGGGATCGGTCATGTTGGAGACGACGTGCTCGGTCGCTTCGCAGAGGACTTCGCCGGTCTCGATGCCGCGCTGGGTGCGGATGATGACTTGCATGCCGCGCGCGAAGGTCTCGCCTGATCGCGTGCCGAGCACGCTCAGGTTTCGCATGACGCCATGTCTCACGACGTACTTGGGCATGGAGGGCAGTATATCCGGCAGCCCCGGAAGCGGCCATGCCGCATAAACGGCCGCGCGGGCGGAGCTGGCATTTGCCGGGGAAAGGCAACCGCCAAGGACGCCAAGAGCGCCAAGGAAATACGGAGAAAGTGGTGGAACCGCCGGCGGCTTGCGGCTCTGTTTGTGGGAGGCGTCTCCGACGCCGAAGCCGGTCGCTACACCAATCAGTTGTGGTAGCTCAGCGCGGCTTCGGGGTCAGAGACCCCTCCCACAGACTTTCTTACGCACGGTTCCTGCTGTTTCTGAATGTCACCCAGCGGCGGGTGGCGATATGATAGGCGGCTCCCCTTCTCTGCACCTTTGGGAGTCTCGATCGATGTTGACTTTTCGTCGCCGACTTTTCCTGTGCGTGGCCCTGCTGGCACTCTCCCCTACTCTGCCGATGAATGCTCAATCGCCTGCTGCTCCCGCTGTAACGAACGCCGACTTGTTTGAAGCTCTTGAGTTCAAGGGCGCCGACGGCGAGGTGTTGAAGTACCGGCTGCTGAAGCCGATCGACTTCGACGCCAAGGCGAAGGAGAAGTATCCGCTCGTGCTGTTCCTGCATGGCGCCGGCGAACGCGGCGATGACAACGAACGGCAGCTCATCTGGGGCGGCAAGGAACTCGGCGACGAAACGCTGCGGCGCCGTTACCCGGCGTTCGTGCTCGTGCCGCAATGCCCGAACGATGCGGTGTGGGCGCAGATTCGTTGGAACGGAGACGAAGCGAAGCCCGACAAGATGAGCGGGCCGTTAGGGCTGTCGCTCGAGCTGATTGAATCGCTGAAAAAGGAGTATCCGATCGACGAGAATCGGCTCTACGCCGTGGGCCTCTCGATGGGGGGCTTCGGCACGTGGGATCTGTTGGAGCGGAAGCCTGGCTACCTGGCCGCGGCGGTTCCGATTTGCGGCGGCGGCGATCCGAAGAACGTCGGAGCGTACAAGTCGACGCCGATCTGGGTCTTCCACGGCGACGCCGACGACGTGATCAAGCCGGAACTCTCGCGCGAGATGATCGCCGCGCTCAAGGCAGCGGGCGGCACGCCGATCTACACCGAGTACCCCGGCGTGGGGCACAACTCCTGGTCGCCGACGTTTGAGAATCGGGGGACTTGGGATTGGTTGTTTGCTCAGCGTAAGTCTGATTAATTAAAAACAGATCTCACGCAAAGGCGCGAAGGCGCAAAGGAAATACAAGCAAGAAGTTTCTTCTTTGTGCCTTCGCGCCTTTGCGTGAGATCATTCTGTTTTAGGCATCGCGGGAGTCACTTCCTCGCCCGGGCGGTAGCTGCGGACGGCATGCCTCAACACTTGGGCTTCGGTGAAGCGTTCGGTCTTCAATCGTTGCTCGGCCAGCAGTTTGGATTGGTCGAAGTAGTGCGGCGAGCGCGGGTCGCCGCTCACGCCGAAGGGGACAAGGCTCGCGCCGCGGACGCCCTCGGGGGCGAACTCCCACGCGGCGAGGTACGAGACGCCCGCCATGCCGTATCGTTTGCGCTGCGAGATCACCAGCGGGATGTCGATGCTCGGCGAGTAGTACTGCGTGAGCGCGACGCCCATCGGGCCGTGGCCGCCGATGCAGGGGAGACTTGGGCCGCCGTCGACGAAGCGGGCGTCGGTGAGATCGGCGACGCGCGAGGTTCGCTGCGAGCGGTAGAGTTCGCCGTACGGAACCTTCCAATCGCCATGGAAATCAACGAGCCCTTCTGCGGCTCGCACGAGCGCGGCGAGTTGCTTCTCTGGCTTGTCGACGAACTGCGCACGCATCGTTTCGCCCGGGTAGCTGGGGCCGTAGAGGAGTTCGTACCACGCGGTGCAAAGCGTCGCTGCGGTCGAGTCGGCGGTGATGCGGCCATCCCACGCGAGGAGGTGTTCGAGGTAAGGTCGCACTTGCTCAGCCGCCTTTGGATCGGCTGCTTTTAGTTTTTCGAGTTCGGCGGCGTACTTCGGCAGTTCCTGGCGAGCCCAGTAAACTTCGGTGTCGAACGCGAGTCGCTGCCAGTCGGCGAACGTGATCTTGTTGACGCCGCGGAGCAGTTCGAGCGAGCGGAGCGAACGGCGATTGCGAACCTCGCCGTCGCCGACCATGTACTTGGGGAAGTCTTGCGGCTGGGGGTTGCCGCCGTCGGTCACTTGGAACGGCGTCGAGTTGCAGTTCTGCAAGAAGCCGGCGCCGGGGTTCGAGACTTGCGGCAGCTCTTCGAGTTCGTGCACGCCGAGCCACTCGGCCGCGGGGTCGGCGCCGTCGACCGGCTGCGACCAATCGAACCGCGGGTTGCGGCGCGGGATGCGGCCGTTGTAGAGAAACCACGAGTTGCCGTCGGCGTCAGCGTAGACGATGTTCATGAACAGCATTTGCATTGGCGCGAGCGCGGTGCGGAACTCGGCTTGGTTCTTCGCCCGCATCATGCCGAGGGCTTGCCGCATTGGCACCGCTTCGAACAGACCCGAGATCCGTGCGGCGAGCATCGTCCGGTCGTCTTCGCGCTGGACGATTGGGCCGTGATGCGTCTTGCGGAAGAGGTGGCGGCGATCTTCGAGGCCGGTCGACTTGCGGACGCGAATCGTTTCGGTCCACTCCTCCGCCTGGCGGTAGTCGTTGCCATACTCGTAGGCGAGCGGTTGCTGCGGATCGCTGAACTTCACCCGCCATAGGTCGGCGATGTCGGGGCGATTCGTGACGAGCGTCCAGCCGAGGCGATCGTTGTGGCCCATCGCCGGGGTGGGGCTACCGTAGAAGCCGGCGCCGATGAAGTTCCACGGGGCGCCGTCGACGCCCCCCTTGCTCTGGAGGTGCGACTCCATGAGCTGCGTGAAGCCGAACCACGGCATGTGGGGGCTCGCCATCAACAGCGGATGGCCGCTCGCGCTGCGGGCGCCGTTGACGACCCAGCCGTTCGAACCAGTGGCGGCCCAAATTTGCGGATTGCGGCGCGGCAGGAACTCGTCGGAGAGACCGGTGAAGCGGAACGAAAGCTCGAGCGCGACTTGCCGGAAGTACGCAAGGACGTGCCACGGTTCGAACCGCTCGATCATGCGCGGTTTGACTTCGGGATGCATCGCGAGGAAGTGGTTGATCCCCGCCACGAACGCCGCGTAGAGTCGCTGCGACTTGCGATCGAGCGCGGCGAAGTCGCGCTGGCTGCGGGGAACAATCTCGAACGCGCGGTTCAGCAGATCGGAGTTGATCCCCTGCGGACCGTGGACTTCGCTGTAGCGGCCGAGGGCGAGGATGTAGACGTCTTCGACTTGCCAGAAGTAATCCTCGGCCTGAACGTAGCCGTAACCGAAGATGGTCGCTTCGTCGTCGTCGCCAATGACGTGAGCGAGGCCGAACTCGTCGCGGTGGATGGTGACGTGCGGAGCAAGCTCGCCGGCGGTGGGGAGCGCGTCTGGTTCGGCGGCCGTGATGAATGCCGGGAATGCTTCAGCACAGAGCACACAGAGAGCACAGAGGAAAATGCGGAGAGTCGCGTGCATTTTCTTTTCTCTGTGGTTGGTTTTGAAGTGGAACGTTTGACGTTTGCGGAGCTGCTTTTTTGAACCGCCAAGGACGCCAAGAGCGCCAAGGAAATGCGGGGATTATTTTTGTATTCCCTTGGCGCTCTTGGCGTCCTTGGCGGTTAAGTCTTTGAACTTCAATGCACTAAACATGCGGTCGTACCAGCGTCCGGCCGTGCGTTTGGCCGGCGAGCATCTCTTCGACGGCGGCGGGGACTTGGCTGAGGGTGATCTCGCGGCGGAGGCGTTCCAAGTGTTCTAGTTTCCACTCCGTAGCGAGGCGCCGCCAGATCTCCAGGCGGGGCGTGCGGGGACATTTCGCGGAATCGATGCCGTAGAGGGTGACGCCGCGGAGGAGAAATGGGTAAACGGTGAGCGGCAGTTGGTCGCCCGCAACGAGCCCGCAGGCGGTGACGCAGCCGCGGTAGGCGGTGCTTCGCAGCAGCGTTGCCAGCACCTTGCCGCCAACGGTGTCGACGGCGGCGGCCCAGCGGCCTTTCAGAAGCGGGCGATCGGTGGCGTCGGCGACCTCGTCACGAGCGAGGATCGACGTGGCGCCGAGTTCGCGGAGGAGCGGCGTTTGTTCCGGTTTGCCGGTGACGGCGGCGATTGTGTAGCCGAGCTTCGCGAGGAGTGCGACCGCGAGCGAACCGACGCCGCCCGTGGCGCCAGTGACGACGATCTCGCCGTCTGCGGGCGTGATGCCGTGATTGACGATGCGCTCGACGCACTGAGCGGCGGTGAAGCCGGCGGTGCCGTAGGTCATTGCCTCTTCGGCGGTGAGCTCGGCGGGCAGGCGGACGACCCACGCGGCGGGGACGCGAATGAACGCGCTGTACCCGCCCCAGGCGGCGGAGCCGAGGTCGTAGCCTGTGACGAGGACCGGATCGCCGGGGCGAAAATCGGATGAGGTGGTTTCGACGACGCGGCCGGCGGCGTCGATCCCCGGCACGTGCGGCAGCGACCGGACGATCCCCTCGTGCGCGCGGCAGGCGAGTGCGTCTTTGTAGTTGAACGACGAGGCGCTCACTTGGATGAGGACGTCGCCCGGCGGGAGGTCGTCGATCGTGAGTTGCTCAACGCCGCACGCGACGGCGCCGGCGGCGTTGCGGCGGACCATGAGGCAGGGGAAGTGATTTTGTGACGACATCGGTAAACTGGCGGCGGTGCGCGGAGAGAGAGCGGCGAGCGCTATGACGGACGCTCGGCGAAGCGTGACTTGTCGTTATACAGCGCGACGGGTGCCATGTCGTCGCGGAGCGTCGCCATGTGGAACCATGGTGGAGCCTTTGCGAGGGTTCGGCATGCTCACGCCTTGCGGGGCGAGAGCATGGCGCATAGCGGTGCGTTCGGGCCATGTCGGTCGAGCCCCCGGTTTGAAGAACCGGGGGCTAATGAAATTGGATGAGCGGCAGGTATTTGGGGGTTGACGCGGCGGGGCGTTAGCGGGCGGCCCCGATTTCTTCGTGGGGATCGAAGAGCGTTTCAGCGGCGGGGAGCGTGTTGGCGGGGCCGACTGGTCGCTGAAGCGACTCAGTTCGATGGGTGGAGGCGGTGCGATGAGTGGGGGCAGGGTGGGAGGAACGGGGAGGAGTTGACGGCGTTGGGGGGGCGATCGGTGCGTCGTGGCGTGGGGAGCGGGAGGGGCGGGCGTGGCTTCTCACGGCCGTTTGATCGTGAAGCGTCAGCGCGGCGGCGCCGAGCGGTTCGGCGTCGGCGCTTGTGAACGCAGCGTCGACGGCGGCAAGCGTCGCGCCTGCGGCCGGGGCCATGACGGCGGCGGATTCCGCGGCGGGCGCTTGCTTGCCGAAGTTTCCTTTCCAGACGTCGAGGTCGAAGCCGTTCACGAGGCCGTTGCCGGTGCCGTCTGCGCCCGAGCCGTAGGGTTCGACGCGGGTGTTGAAGCTGCGCTGCCAGGCGAGTAAGTCGGCGCCGTCGACGACGCCGTCGCCTGTGTAGTCGCCGGATTGCGGGGTCGCGGATTCGCGGAGAACATACATTTCGACGCCGAAGCCGGTGAAGGTGCGCTCGCCGCCTACGAATGCCAAGTTGCCGTTAAGGTTGATGAGATTTTTCGTTTGTCGATTGCTCAACGAATAGACGTCCGTCAGAAGTTCTGCTTGCGACGAGGAGCTGTTGATGCGGTAGATCGCTTCTAGGTTGGCCAGTTGAGGTCGGGCGACGAAATAGAGCCAATCGCCGATGACGACGTATTGCGGAGTTTGGAAGGGGCTGAGGGGAAAAGAACTTAACGTACCAGGCGCGACGTCGGCGGCGAGTACCGTGCCGGCGGCCGTGCCGTCGCTTTTCCAGAGCTCGTTGCCGCTGGCCGGCGTCGTAGCGCTGAAGAAAAGCGTGCCGTTGAAGTTGAAGAGATTGAGCGGGCTGCTGTTCGTAGAGCCGGGAATGATGTCGAGGACTTCGAACGTTCCCTCTGGCGTGCCGTCGCTACGCCACAGCTCGCGGCCATGGTCGAGGGTGAGAGGCGTGAAGAACAACGTGCCGTTGACGTTCACCATACTCGTCGGAACGCCGCCGATGCTGGTTGGCTGCAGGTCGATGATGCGGCGGGCGCCTGCGGAGTCGGCGATCCAAAGTTCGTCGCCAGCGGCGACGTCGCGCATGAGGAAGAAGACTTTGTCGCCGACGACGGTCAGGCGAGCGGCGGTCGCGTCGATTGTGGCCTCGGCGAAGCTGGTGACTTGGACGGGCGTCGACTCGCCGGGGGCAAGCTTCCAGAGTTCGCGGCCCGTCGTCGGAGTGATGGCCGTGAAGTAGAGCGTACCGGCGGCGACGACGAAGTCTCCTGGCGACGATGAGGCCGCGCCTTGGTTGAGGTCTGCCGCGCGCATGGTTCCGGCGACGGTTCCATCGCTGCGCCAGAGTTCGGCGCCGCTGGAGTCGTTCGCTGCGTAATAGAGGACGCCGCCGACGTTCGTGAACTGACGCGGAAAGCTGCTGGAGGCGCCGGGATTGGCTTCGGCGACGAGGGTGGT
This sequence is a window from Lacipirellula parvula. Protein-coding genes within it:
- a CDS encoding DUF11 domain-containing protein, which codes for METISAPAPRRLVSRLIPWTLASGVFAGGGFGVYHFAVPATAPRGDQQAVEAVDPFAAPASAGQSEQIKQLFAAGPESAAYPAEASNNRYAAAPMPAPQAPVAAPDADEVDTPRSAAELAPAQNPFAAAAPVDMTPNAAEVTRGQEPGPNKLRTASHTAPVSETPAPSAEAAAPSNPVALSSNPFQSGGRYGEAAPAPAPAPEASAAAANAAAAFGPAETTPAPHEPTLAETPAPAPAATPIPAEFQPQPAPEIQSYHADAPAPAAVAAAEPTMAAPPANPFGAQAAAPMEVASRTEPSFANEVSQSANQLRAQHHAPASAAAEQPAAQHPAALQPSTDITPTPTPGLAAADGSGQPGSRDLEGLQSPAITIQKQTPTEIQVGRPCNFAVRVQNNSKQTVQGVQVHDEVPLGTQLVGTAPKAQVAGSRVQWDLGAMAPGEERIVEMQLLPKTEGELGSVATVTFAAQASAKVRCTKPELALRLTAPPRVMAGEKQLVQIEVSNPGSGEATGVMLLETIPAGVSHEAGPALEFEVGSLLPGASKQLDLLLTAEEAGRIVNTMTARADASLEVQASCEFEVVAPALKVSIDGPKMRYLDRPATYTVNIENPGTASAKELEIITKLPPGLKFKEANNHGEYDAKSHSVHWSLAELPANERGTIQLTALPVEPGQHTVQVATRADRGLEDRTETSLTVEGLVALSFEVKASEGAVEVGRDTSYEITVVNQGSKAAANVQVQVVMPQGLRGVAGNGATQSQVLQDRIAFAPIPQLAPRAEAKFQVQLQGLQAGDQRAKIMVLADEVTEPITKEQSTRVYSDQ
- a CDS encoding prenyltransferase/squalene oxidase repeat-containing protein translates to MRIVALLFAASLIINSLDTASAQSATAAAPTAQQLVDRGVEFLRKSQADDGSFSKQAGPGITAIVATGLLENGIPASDPTVAKALDYLKTFARTDGAIAAEGSKYSNYETCMAIRAFKKANGAGKYDELLKNAGAYVKHIQWDSDEDHPESSDFYGGAGYGGHARPDLSNTTFLLDALQALDTPADDEAVQRALVFVSRCQNLPSKYNETKFPALNPDGGFYYTIAQGGSSQAGALPNGGLRSYGSMTYAGLKSMLYAGVDKDDPRVKAAVEWLQQHYSLEENPGMGDSGLYYYFHTFAKALSAYGESSFAEKDGDKHDWKSELVAALAARQKDDGSWANANERWLEADPNLATGYVLLALSYAK
- a CDS encoding co-chaperone GroES; translation: MKVVPLGDKLVVKRLESAEKTAGGILLPDAAREQPQQGRVLSVGDGLMLPDGTRAPHEVNEGDRVVFSSYSGAEVTIDEEKLLILNADDILAIVR
- a CDS encoding Minf_1886 family protein — protein: MLDPAHPIAELLRHDRRYHFDAYVFVFESLRFAQEKMGLGVDPDFDADDSDEQPERHVTGQQLCEAMRRYAHQQYGYLAKQVLNHWGIRRTGDFGEIVFNLIEIGQMRKTPDDRREDFDDVFEFDEGFQHSFQISAADAFEEPRS
- a CDS encoding PSP1 domain-containing protein, which gives rise to MPKYVVRHGVMRNLSVLGTRSGETFARGMQVIIRTQRGIETGEVLCEATEHVVSNMTDPKGGQILHEQSEEDKREIRRLAEQEEREHKLCRDCIAQLQLDMKLIDIERLFGGERVVVYYLAEDRIDFRQLVKDLAKEFQTRIEMRQIGVRDEAKLLADYGDCGKPVCCNTHLSEMPPVSMRMAKLQKATLDPSKISGRCGRLKCCLRYEFDVYQELQKDLPPVGAQIITNKGKAQVLAQEILAGQLLVQMEDMRRIMIDASDVMTVLSRSGGGGRGKPKPAHGAQEQTEDNGGGVAQAERPADETPGNEE
- a CDS encoding dienelactone hydrolase family protein; this encodes MNAQSPAAPAVTNADLFEALEFKGADGEVLKYRLLKPIDFDAKAKEKYPLVLFLHGAGERGDDNERQLIWGGKELGDETLRRRYPAFVLVPQCPNDAVWAQIRWNGDEAKPDKMSGPLGLSLELIESLKKEYPIDENRLYAVGLSMGGFGTWDLLERKPGYLAAAVPICGGGDPKNVGAYKSTPIWVFHGDADDVIKPELSREMIAALKAAGGTPIYTEYPGVGHNSWSPTFENRGTWDWLFAQRKSD
- a CDS encoding penicillin acylase family protein; this encodes MHATLRIFLCALCVLCAEAFPAFITAAEPDALPTAGELAPHVTIHRDEFGLAHVIGDDDEATIFGYGYVQAEDYFWQVEDVYILALGRYSEVHGPQGINSDLLNRAFEIVPRSQRDFAALDRKSQRLYAAFVAGINHFLAMHPEVKPRMIERFEPWHVLAYFRQVALELSFRFTGLSDEFLPRRNPQIWAATGSNGWVVNGARSASGHPLLMASPHMPWFGFTQLMESHLQSKGGVDGAPWNFIGAGFYGSPTPAMGHNDRLGWTLVTNRPDIADLWRVKFSDPQQPLAYEYGNDYRQAEEWTETIRVRKSTGLEDRRHLFRKTHHGPIVQREDDRTMLAARISGLFEAVPMRQALGMMRAKNQAEFRTALAPMQMLFMNIVYADADGNSWFLYNGRIPRRNPRFDWSQPVDGADPAAEWLGVHELEELPQVSNPGAGFLQNCNSTPFQVTDGGNPQPQDFPKYMVGDGEVRNRRSLRSLELLRGVNKITFADWQRLAFDTEVYWARQELPKYAAELEKLKAADPKAAEQVRPYLEHLLAWDGRITADSTAATLCTAWYELLYGPSYPGETMRAQFVDKPEKQLAALVRAAEGLVDFHGDWKVPYGELYRSQRTSRVADLTDARFVDGGPSLPCIGGHGPMGVALTQYYSPSIDIPLVISQRKRYGMAGVSYLAAWEFAPEGVRGASLVPFGVSGDPRSPHYFDQSKLLAEQRLKTERFTEAQVLRHAVRSYRPGEEVTPAMPKTE